Within Natator depressus isolate rNatDep1 chromosome 6, rNatDep2.hap1, whole genome shotgun sequence, the genomic segment tgattgtgtttggaagaaccttagaggagcatgaagaaagacttcttaaagtgcttgataggttggaggattatggtctgaagctttcaattgacaaatgccagttctgcagaacctcagtgaagtatgtgggtcacatcgtgtcccaagagggtgtgagtactgatcctgataaaacagaagcactcactacatggccacgtccaagtaactacagagaactcaagacctttcttggatttagtggctactaccgcagatttgtgaaaaactatgctacgattgtaaagcctctgaacgatcttaccaggggacatcagtccagcaagaacaaatctaagtccaagaataaggggaggtccccaaagcctcctgtgcagagacactgtggcccctttgaaccatttgggccacggtgggatgagagatgtgaaagggcttttcgagaaatcattacttgcctaactcatgctccagtcctagtttttgctgacccaagcaaaccctttatcctgcatactgatgccagtttggagggtctgggagcagtcctgtaccaggaagtggaaggcaaacataaacctgtagcctttgccagccgaggattgtctgatagtgaaactcgctatcccacccacaagctggaatttttggccttgaaatgggccatcactgagaaatttcgagactacttgtatggtgctcagttccaggtgtggacagacaacaatccactgacttatgtgctaacaagtgctaagctggatgctacagggcagagatgggtggccaccttggctagctatgagttcagcattcagtaccgatcagggagaagcaatgtagatgcagatgcattgtccaggcgtccacaggctccagaagttgctgtgatacccacagatggagtgagagctatttgcagtgtgagtcgccgagagccagaggcccgtgagagccttcagggatgtgttgcagaagctttgggcctgccccctgaatgcatgccttctgcttcagtgaactatattgcattggaccaatctcctttgcccatgctcaatgcggctgactggcaagaagcccagcggcaagatattgatattcgtgatacactacttgccaaaagggaggggcgaagcccagctgcggttgtcccacctaacccggagggtaaactactattgagagaatggaccaaactaaaactgattcagggagtgctacaccgaatgaccaccgaccctttacaaaaacaacgagcacaactagtgctgccaaaagagtacagagccctggccatgagggctctgcatgatgactttgggcatttagggatggagaggaccctggaacttattcgtagtaggttctattggccccgaatggctgaagatgttcgcaggaaatgtgagatttgcgctcgatgtgttcaaaggaaaactctgcccacgagggctgcatatctcaagaacatcaccagcaacaaacctttggaattggtatgcattgatttcttgtctgtagaggtagacaagaggaatgttgggaacattctagtagcgactgaccattttacacggtatgcacaggcatatcccacacgtgatcagagggccaccaccgtcgctcgagtattgtgggacaaatatttctcagtctatggattcccggctcggatacactctgatgaggggcgggattttgagagtcaccttctgaaggaggtgctgaagatagcaggaattaaaaagtctaggacaacgccttatcacccccaaggcgatcctcagccagagaggatCATATCAAcctagatatgttgggaactttgcgaccagagcagaaggcaacctggagccagcatgtcgcatttctggtgcatgcctacaatgccacaaagaacgatgctacgggagtcaccccatatctcttgatgtttgggcgagaaccaagattacccatagacttgtgctttggtgtatcagaggatggagatagctatgaaactcaccagcaatatgtatcccgactaagagaaaagctgcgggatgcttctcgcttagctaccgctgcggctcggaagaacgcagaccgcaacaaacatcgatatgatgctagagtgcgttcgcaggagctccagccgggggacagagtcctgctgcgaaatttgggtattgctggcaaacacaagatagctgacagatggaaggcaataccttacctggtgatggaaaagatgggagatctgccggtctacaagatcagaCCTGAAGatggtccagggcaaataaagacggtgcatagaaaccttttgctccctgtgggggaattggtaagcaccgcttatgagatgggccacgaaagggcagccgggcagaacagaggtgctagaccaaagccgccatccaacacagacagcgggccccgtgcagctaacttacccctattctgggggttgctggactcaagaaccaaagggacttgtcactgggtgggggctcgagccggtttgcattgtgttattggaatggatcccctagatattgaacccggcccttgttgctgccaactctgacgggcagaagggttacacacagATCGTACCCACTCTTGGCCCTGTGCGGTCTGTGGGGGGTGCCCCTttcagtgagacagcccttctcaggggtccactctctctcagggttcagcccctccacctcctggagccgcacctctctgagccttagcacgcctGTTTCTCGCTGTGGGCCCCCTCATGGAGTCCCCTTGCTCTGGATCCCCGGGgcctccaccccccgccctccCGAAGGGATGAtgccaccctgttctctagaccggagCGACTCTCCGCCcgtgtaaaacaggagggttattgagcatctgaacccagcacaggaaactctccgggcctcaggcctggcccccctcagcccagcacatcccagtctcccctgcatccaggggggctctgcctgatccctctctccagccctgagccccgctgcTTCCCCGCTGGGCATCCAATATCACCGGCCCCAAGCCccgcctctgtccattgtctcttctccaggtaaacagggtcgtAAACAGCGTCACCTGggccccctcccctttctccacAGCCCATTGTCCCCCCACTGGCCAGACCCGGCTGGGACTCCCGAGCTGGGCCTCCGGGTCTCCAGGTCACCCAtcgctggggtctccattctccaggccactggccggggtcccaagttccctcgCTGGTCCTGGGTAaccacaaactccctctcccatcacctcgttaAACCTGTAGCAcctagggaaactgagtcccaccccctctgcatgcaaaccagaggaaaaccaagaaaatcccccataggaaacaaggaaaaacaagtttcagagtagcagccgtgttagtctggatccgcaaaaagaacaggaggacttgtggcaccttagagactaacacatttatttgagcatgagctttcgtgagctacagcatccgatgaagtgagctgtagctcatgaaagcttatgctcaaataaattggttagtctctaaggtgccacaagtcctcctgttctttttaaggaaaaacaagaactctcccacttcatcacaccccCTTAGTGAAATGAAATGCTACCgtgatctgctctaggaattgtttcgggagaagttctatggcctgagttACAGACATGctagagccctgtgaaagtaagaggggtggggacaggcgtcccagccaggaggtgtggactctgCCTAGGGGTCCCCAGACTGGTTTAGCCTGTTCCTCCCATCCTTCAATCAAGAactaaataggtttcagagtaacagccgtgttagtctgtattcgcaaaaagaaaaggagtacttgtggttagtctctaaggtgccacaagtactccttttcttagagctAAATAGgtttcattaggagccttttgttacGTTAAAGTGCTCAGATGAGAGCTGAAATCGCTTGTggtgggtgtcacggagtccctgggcgatgctctggaactgctccccaggaagccaggcaggactctggggaagtctcctttctctgagcagcctgtctgcaggacacacagctcacacagcttccaccttcctgggtctgacctcggagccttcagcctcctctgcccctccctgcgcgtcccacagtgagtccgctcaggcggggtcctggggaagccagagggtcctgccccccaactccgcagtcagacgggactctcagccagccagtaaaacagaaggtttattagacgacaggaacatggtctaacacagagcttgtaggtgcagagaacaggacccctcagccgggtccattttggggggcagggagccagacaaccatgtctgcccttcactccatgtccccagccagccccaaactgaaactccctccagcccctcctcctctggcctttgtccctttcccaggccaggagggcacctgattcctttgttctccagccctttagctctcaccttgcaggggggaagggccaggccatcagtggccaggaaacagggtgtcggccattctctgtgtccagacccctgcacacacctgccctctagggctctgcaacaatcatacacccttaccccaccccctagatacttaagaactgcctaggggaaactgaggcacccccacactattcagaggaaacattaagaacagtcccacttcgtcacagtggggggcagggtctctgcccagcctgcaaagggCTGAAAATCACGAAGAGATGGACCTGCAggggtcacagcagagaggcaggtggcagcaggtgACTGACAGTTGGCTGGCGAAGGAGTGGCTGGCGGGGTGACTAGCAGAGAGGAGCCGTGGCCGCCAGGGGCCAGCAGAGCGGAATGAGCagctgtgtgtgggggcggggaggggccagCCAAAGCAAGTTCTCAGAGGGGGGAACAAGCCAGGTGCCTTCTCCCCCGGGCGGGAGGGGAGCTCACACAGACGCGCCTCTGagccctgggtcctcactgaccaggGACCCACCCccgtgagtggggtggggtggagggtgtcacggagtgtgggggagtccaggccctgcacccctcttcctgggattcaccgtgactctcagccagccagtaaaacagaaggtttattggacaacaggaacacagtccaaaacagagcttgtggggacacccaggacccctcagtgaagtccttctgggggagcagggagcttagaccccagccctggggttcccggtgttcctccacccagccccaaactgaaactaaacccccccagcaggccccctcctccagcctctgttcacattcccaggcagaggtgtcacctccccctccccctcctggctcaggtgacaggctctcaggtctcccctccccagggcacagtcccagggcaacactcccccctccctgctgcgtcacatcgtcacaggtgGAGACTGGGGGGCACAGACAAGGAACTGGTCTCAGGAACAGGAACAGGAGGCGGACGTTCTGCCCCCGACACCCTGGTGTGGGCGTCCCGCTCACAGCGTTACGTGTATGAATCcggcttgtggcattttccctaattcaTGCCGGGCGACGTCCCTCCTCTCGTTAAGAGtctcttttctacactcagactctgtgcgtGCGAGGGGGGGAAGTTTTACCTCTCAGCGGCGCCCGGGGTGGGcggtaattgtcccaggtcactgggtgggggctggagccggTTCTGGGTTGTGTCGGTgcagaggaacccctagatatggAACCCAGCCCGGgtggctgccagctccacctggcACAGGAAGGTTACAAGTTCAGCTCCTCGTTGCGTGGCCAGCTGGACTGAAGGTAAAGGTTATTTACTGATCTTTGTGCAGGGAGAAATCTCAGCTGCAAAGGACACGGCCAGCAGCTCCGACAGGATCAGGCGGGACCCAGCCTGCGCCTTCAGCCAGGAAGCCCTGAGGCAGCACCCCCCCGAATCCCACCTGCTCCCCCTGGCTAGGTCCCCCAGAAACCAGCCTGCTCCCCCCGGCTAGGAATCCCCCAAGGAGTCCCTATCCTTGAGCagggctccccaccccgccccttgaAGCAGGTGCCATGGCAGCGCCAAAGACCTACGCTAGGGTCTTGCAAGAATCCCAGGACGTCTTCCACCGCTTCCCCCTCCAGCTGGTCCACGGGATCCCGCTCATGGAGCCCATCGCCCAGCAGTGGGGCCCCATCGAGGACTTCCAGGCCTGGCCTGACGACCTGCTCATCTCCACCTACCCCAAGGCGGGTAAGAGACCAGACCCggcctcccccagcagggggcgccataGGGAGTGGGGCAGAAGCACTTACAGCGTGGGGAGCTGCCATCTACTCCAGCCCGGCCTCTCCCATCAGGGagcgctgtggggagggggtggggcgctggctgtggggggagctcctggctactccagccccggcctgtcccagcagggggtgctgtggggagggagcggggtgctgtggggagaggaggggcgctgctctcccagcaggggtgctatagggagggggaggggcacctctctcccagcagggggcgctgtggggagggagcggggtgctgtggggagggaggggcgctgcggggggcgctgtggggtggCGGAGGGGcgctgctctcccagcagggggcgctgtagcaTCCTGTCCTACGACTGCCCCTTGCCAGAGGTTCTGGATCAAGCTGCCTGGGCGTGAGCAGGGATGGTGGGGTCTCTGTCTGTGACTGTCTCGCTGCAGGGACCACGTGGATGCAGGAGATCGTGGACCTGATCCTGGTCCGAGGGGACGTGGAAAAAGCCTGCCGAGCCCCGACCCACATCCGGATCCCCTTCCTGGagatctgctcccctcccccagtgccctcAGGTGGGTGCTTCCGATCTACCTGCCcgggggcagggcaaggctgcAACCCCACCACCGCCTTGCTGGGCTCCCCCCGCAGGGCTGACGCCCCCTCTGGTCCCGTCTCTCCCAGGTGTGCAGCAGCTGGCGAATGTTCCTCCCCCCCGAGTCATCAAGACCCACCTGCCCTTCCAGCTGGTTCCCAAGTCCTTCTGGGAGAACAGATGCAAGGCAAGAGACACTTTCCCCCTGTCCCCCAACAGCCCTGCCGGTACCCCTAAATCCCAATCCACAGTCACGTTGTTCTCTCTTCCCCAGGTGATCTACGTGGCCCGAAATGCCAAGGATAACTTGGTCTCGTATTACTTCTTTGACCAGATGAACAAGACACAGCCCGAGCCGGGGCCCTGGGAGCTCTATCTGCAGAAGTTCATGGATGGGAAACGTTAGTACtggatgtgacgaagtgggactgttcttagtgtttcctccgaatattgtgggggtgcctcagtttcccctatgcagttcttaagtatctaggtggtggggtaagggtgtatgatcactgcagagccctagagggcatgtgtgtgcaggggtctggacacagagaatggccgacaccctgtttcctggccactgatggcctggcccttcccccctgcaaggtgagagctaaagggttggagaacaaaggaatcaggtgacctcctggcccgggaaaggaacaaagcccagaggaggaggggctggagggagtttcagtttggggctggctaggacatggagtgaagtgcagacatggttgtctggctcactgccctccagaatggacccagctgaggggtcctgttctctgcacctacaagctctgtgttagaccatgttcctgtcgtctaataaacctctgttttactggctggctgagagtcccgtctgactgcgaagttggggtgcaggaccctctggcttccccaggagccccgcctgagcggtctcgctgtgggaagcacacggaggggcagaggatgctgaatgctccgaggtcagacccaggaaggtggaagccgtgtgagctgtttgccctgcggacaggctgctcaccggaaggcgactgccccagagtcctgactggcttcatggggagcagttccagagcatcgcccgggcactccgtgacactgGTCAAGAGGGTTCAGAGGCCCCATGgcagccccacctccctccccaccccttcctagGCTGTGGGGGCCCTAAGGGATTGTGGGTGTGAGGAAGCTCCCTTGGTTCCAGACCTGAGGTTTCCCCCGTCGGGGATACGGACCGGTCCTTACCCGCTGGGGGAGGCTAGCAAGGAATTCTGGCAGGAGTCCGTATGGTGACCACACCAAAGGTCACATCCTGTGACCTCTGCCCAAGGGATTAGGGTCATGTCAGCttggcctctctccccacagtggcctggggCTCGTGGTATGACCACGTCTGTGGATACTGGGCTGAACGGGCCAATCACCGCATCCTCTACGTCTTCTATGAGGACATGAAAGAGGTGAGTGTGGAAGGAGGGGACGGGGGGCAAGGGGCAAGTCACGCTGCCCAGGGGTCTTAGCATGACAGAGTCGTGTCTGGCCCCGCCatgggtcagttccctgaaaccaccagcctctggcactACAACCTCTGCCGCCCCAGCCTCCGTGGGGCTCACTCTGTCCAGGTTAGCGAGCGCCCGGCGCACACCCTGGCCCCTTGGAGCCCCTCTCTGGAGTTACCAGCCCCGATCCCCTGCACACTCCCAGCACTTCCAGACCCCAGAGTCAGAACCCACCGGCTGGTAAAATCCCCCTCCGGATCCCGCTCCCCTTTGCGCCGCACTTTGACGCAGTGACAGTGAGAACCACGAGAAGTTTAGCGTCAAAGAAGAGGGCGTCAAGCCATAGAATGAGAATACTGGAAATAGTTACATAACCTGCTTTCGAGTGCCTCAGTTATCTCACAAGGCGTTCCCCTGGCTGTCTCCTGCAAGATTGTTAATTCCAAGTCCTTCTCCCAGCATTTTCAATCAGTTTGGCTGAAATCACATCTCAAAAGATCAAGCTCGCTGGTAGCTTCTCCTCACAGACTGAGGGAATAACTTAGGGGTGGCCAGACGTACCCAGCCGCACACAACAATCTTCAGATGTTTAAGAGCTCAGGCGTGTgtgccagggcttcagccctgtggggctcACCTGCCGAGACTTGGGGCTTCAGCTCTGCGGGGACAGGGAGTCTCAGGGCTTCAACCCTGCTCCTGTGGAAGCCCCGAGCCCCGACAGGCATGCCCTGTGGGGGGTGAAGCCCCGAGACCCTTCTCCCGCCTCCCCCGCAAGGTCCCAGAatccgggctccagcccgagcaccaaatgtctacgctgcagttttATAGACCCAGGTGAATGTACAAATCAGATCCTACCCAccaatcacgctgttgccaatcccttcgaatctaaaatctaaaggtttattcataaaaggaaaaatatagagacgagagctagaacgggttcaatggaatcaattccatccagtcatggccaagttcttcgctcaggcttgcagcagggatggaataaacggcaggttcaaatcccgtctctggagaacatccccagctgggatgggtccttcagtccttggttcaaagcttcagggtagcaaagtccctccagaggccagacgcaggattgaagacaagatggaggagcggcagctgccttttatagtctcttgccatgtggtctctgctttctttgtcccaaggacaagctgcccatcccatggcctgggaACACCTCAGAGCTCTGTCCCTAGACAGGGCCCTGCGCACCTGGCCGAGTCCccaggtgtgtctgccttctctcagtgggtcagttgtgtcgctgagggtccttaatgggccacccagcaggctaggcagagctgaccccaACTTGCCTGGGGTGTCCCCcggaagcatagcataagtttggaatacagacagtatagagccaatacttataactttaaatacaaaaatgatacatgcaaacagatcgcataatcctaaccagccaaccgtaaccttgtcttagacaccttatttgaccccctttatacaagatttggtgctaatacaggaccttggttgcaacaatgatctatacggtcccagttcaagtcaataacgtcacagagcccgagtcagctgacgcaggccagctgcaggtattTTACCGCAGCGGAGACGCTCactcagaaagcctttcacaagcccctcaccaaaggctcttaagccaaGTGAgctgtcctgggataagagggaagcgcctctcatggatcagtaactgattaaaaggcagggaacaaagggcaggaataaatggtcagttttcacagtggagagggataaatagtggggtcccccaggggtctgtcctgggctcaGCCCTGCTCAACATATTAATACattatctgggaaaaggggtaaccagtgaggtggcaGAGTTCAGTGTCTATACATAACTCGTTACCTAGTGCCATACCCCATGTCCAGTGCAACACAGGCTTTCATTAAAGACCTCACACCACGTCCCTTGGCGAACTTCTGTGTAGCTACCAGACCCAAGGGATCCCTGTAACCCTTATGCACCCCTGGGCCCTCAGCCAGTTGCCATCAAGAGGCCGTTGGATCAGCATCCTTCTCCCTCACCAGGACCCGGCCCGGGAGATCCGCAGGGTCATGGACTTCTTGGAGGTGGAGCTGCCTCCAGAGGTGCTGGAGAAAATCGTCCAGCAAACGTCCTTCCAGATCATGAAGGAGAACCCCATGGCCAACTATAGCAGTATCCCCAGCGTCATCTTCGACCAGACCATCAGCCCCTTCATGCGCAAGGGTgagcggagggggagggggacctggggattgtggggaccccTTACCCCACTGGCTTTGTCTGGAAAGTTCCCTATACACTGCTCCGTAGCCCTCTGGAACGGGGCCTAGGGGACTTGCGCAAGGTACTCTGGGTAATGTCTGCTTGGTCTGAAGCCTTGCCTTATTACCCATAGTCCCTTGTGGGGGGCCGTGCTCACCTGGCATTAGCGCCCCATAAGGTcacaggtgggggggcagggtcgTGTCCTTTCGGCTCTTCCCAGGGATTCTGGGTAACTCCTGTTGGGCTGGGTCCCCATGGCATTCTTCCCGGCGGTCCTGTCCTGTGACCCAGCCGGCTGCGGGGCACGGTATGGAGGGGGGCGCTCCCTGGAGCCGGGGTCCCCTGGCTGGGGGTGGAaggcacttcctggggaaggggcagctgctgctggtgagggGTCTCCCCGCTGataccccctctcctccccaggcgAGGTTGGCGACTGGAAGAACCATTTCACCGTGGCGCAGAGCGAGGCATTCGACGCCCATTACCAGCGCCGCATGGAGGGGACCGGCCTGCACTTCCGGACCCAGATCTAGGGCCCGCCCCACAGGTGCAGAcaggccccccgcccccgggaacAGCGCTGCAATAAAAGTTTATCTCCTGACCCTGGACATTGTGATACCTGGGAGGGCGTGTCCCAgaggtgggagtgggggctggtgccTCAGGAAACTTCCCCTTCAGCCCGAGACAGGATGTGCCCACGatggccccccccaccccccctccccgagtgTCCTCCCATCCCCTGGGGCTCAGGTGCTGCTTGGAGGGTGAGTCGCACCACAGAGAGCTCACCTGTCAGGAAGTCGCAGATCGATGTcaagcgggggggtggggggcgggcaggCTGCATTTCCTCCATGGGGCTGTGTAAATAGCAATGAACTCAGGGTTGTTCTCTGTGAGCCAGGGAAAGGGAAAAGGGACTTGGCTGGGAGGCCCTGCCAGCACCACAGGAAAAGCTGGCAACTCTGGGGGGACAGATTccatggggctggggggtctCTGCATTCCCCTCGTCCTCAGAGCCGCTAGCAAGGGCAGGAGTGTAACCCTTTGACCTGAGCAGCTAGCCAAAAATCCAGCAGCTTGTTCCTGTGAGGAGGAGAAATCGGTGGCAGTCGGggatttctttgatgcagttttgtttatttacaaactgTACAAAGTCCTGCGTCGCGGAACGCAGAGAGACGCAGACACCAGGAAACTGGGGGGTTATTTGCTCAGAGCACCAAGACCGCTCTTCTAAGCCTGCATCCCCAACCAAAACCCTCTCTGCCTGTTTCTTCCAGGGGCAGACACCGCACTGCCGGCTGCTCCCTCAGGCTGGCTCTGACTCTCGCAGGCCGGGTCTCCACTAGGAATGTTCTTCGGCATAGCGACAGccctcagaggtgtgaaaatctACACACTTGAGAGATGCCGGTATACCAACCTCAGCCCCAGCGTAGGCAGCGCTAGGTGGACGGACTAATTCTCCAAGCGGCCcggctactgcctctcggggaggtggacaCCTACGCGGATGGGCGAAGCCCTGGCGCACACAGCGTCTTCACTGACGCGCTGGTTAGATAAGCCGGTGACGGCGCTCCTGGGCTCCGACGTGCTCCTGACGTGCAGCTTCCCCGCGGCCCCGTGCGGGGCGGGCGAGGGGGACGGGCAGCGGCGGGTGACCTGGTACTTCCAGGGCCAGGCGCTGATGGAGCTGGACGGCATCGCGGTCACCACGAGGAAGGGGGCAGAGTCTTTGCCCCTGAGCTGCCCAGGGGCAACGCTTCGCTCCTCCTGCCCCGCGTCACGCTGGCCGAGCAGGGCCCCTAAAGCTGCTCCGTGCGCTACGGGGGGCAGCGCAGAGAGGGCAGCGTCCGCTAACGGGTGGCAGGTAGAGTCACGCCCTGGCCTCGCCCCGTGCTCCCGCCCAGGTAGGGCTGCGGCACTGGGCCCCTGACGAgctcggccccggccccgggatgGCTGCCAGGGTAACCAAAAGCCAACGAGTAACAGCCCAATGTCCTGACAACAGGGCTCGGGCTGACTCGGGGGCCCTGGACTTCACACCCTGCTCTGCGAGCGCTCGCTCACCCTCATCCTCTGCTCCATGCACCCTTCAGGGGCTGGCCGGGCAACCCAGGCCTGCTCAGGGCCCCACAGTGCCCAGTAACCCCTCCAAAACACAAACCAACCTCTGCCCTCCTGGGGCTGGACCTTCCCCCACAGCCTGTTCCTCCATTGGACCCTCCCTCCctggagggccagatcctgcctttACCTCCCCACTGGGGCTTATTCCCCCGGCGGCTGCTCCGTGGGCCTCCTGGCCTCTTATCGACTTCGCTACTCGGGAGAGGAGCCCAGAGCCGCCCCCAAACTCTCGAATCCCAGACAAGGGCAGGGTTCCTCCCGCAGCCCCTTCTGCTCCACACTTCCTGCCTCCATAGGACCCGGCCCCTCTCCCCTCGAACTCAGCTTCAGCTGGGCCAGCCCTCcgccaggtgcagccaggtgggtAACGGGCCTCTCCGGCCACATTAACCCTTTCGGGGCCAGGATGGGGCATGTACCCCATCACGACCCCCTCCGGCACCCGTTCTGGTGCCGGGGGTAACACCCACTGGGCTCCCGTTAGCAGGCACATCCCCGGGGAATCTCCCGTAGTGTCCACGGGCTAGGCGGGGGAACCCCCAGGCATttcggttgtgagttcaatccttgagggggccatttaggaatctggggcaaaaattggggattggtcctgctttgagcagggggttggactagatgacctcccgaggtcccttccagccctgatattctatgattgtatgatttccccaggggctgggc encodes:
- the LOC141988410 gene encoding sulfotransferase 1B1-like isoform X2, with the translated sequence MAAPKTYARVLQESQDVFHRFPLQLVHGIPLMEPIAQQWGPIEDFQAWPDDLLISTYPKAGTTWMQEIVDLILVRGDVEKACRAPTHIRIPFLEICSPPPVPSGVQQLANVPPPRVIKTHLPFQLVPKSFWENRCKVIYVARNAKDNLVSYYFFDQMNKTQPEPGPWELYLQKFMDGKLAWGSWYDHVCGYWAERANHRILYVFYEDMKEDPAREIRRVMDFLEVELPPEVLEKIVQQTSFQIMKENPMANYSSIPSVIFDQTISPFMRKGEVGDWKNHFTVAQSEAFDAHYQRRMEGTGLHFRTQI
- the LOC141988410 gene encoding sulfotransferase 1B1-like isoform X1; the protein is MNPACGIFPNSCRATSLLSLRVSFLHSDSVRARGGSFTSQRRPGWAVIVPGHWVGAGAGSGLCRCRGTPRYGTQPGWLPAPPGTGRLQVQLLVAWPAGLKLVHGIPLMEPIAQQWGPIEDFQAWPDDLLISTYPKAGTTWMQEIVDLILVRGDVEKACRAPTHIRIPFLEICSPPPVPSGVQQLANVPPPRVIKTHLPFQLVPKSFWENRCKVIYVARNAKDNLVSYYFFDQMNKTQPEPGPWELYLQKFMDGKLAWGSWYDHVCGYWAERANHRILYVFYEDMKEDPAREIRRVMDFLEVELPPEVLEKIVQQTSFQIMKENPMANYSSIPSVIFDQTISPFMRKGEVGDWKNHFTVAQSEAFDAHYQRRMEGTGLHFRTQI